The Vitis riparia cultivar Riparia Gloire de Montpellier isolate 1030 chromosome 3, EGFV_Vit.rip_1.0, whole genome shotgun sequence genome includes a region encoding these proteins:
- the LOC117908894 gene encoding probable zinc metallopeptidase EGY3, chloroplastic, with translation MASLFIASSYSFPSSSFVLRKNPPIKFSPLPKHPFGRRTHLPFSLTSTPGSIKPLRSSNKDDPEGQPPSSSSVAVVSEKQDDGDDAQKSGLAAEVDLGEENDSGERENQQEMDWKLDEEFKKFMGNPSIEAAIKLEKKRADRKLKELDRESSDNPVVGLFNRVVRDSLAREKERLEKAEEAFKALDLNKLKNCFGFDTFYATDVRRFGDGGIFIGNLRRPIEEVIPKLEKKLSEAAGREVVLWFMEEKANDITKQVCMVQPKAEMDLQFESTKLSTPWGYISSIVLCVATFGTIALMSGFFLKPNATFDDYLANVVPLFSGFVTILGVSEIATRVTAARYGVKLSPSFLVPSNWTGCLGVMNNYESLLPNKKALFDIPVARTASAYITSLVLAVAAFIADGSFNGGDNALYIRPQFFYNNPLLSFIQFVIGPYTDDLGNVLPYAVEGVGVPVDPLAFAGLLGMVVTSLNLLPCGRLEGGRIAQALFGRNIATLLSFGTSLLLGIGGLSGSVLCLAWGLFATFFRGGEEVPATDEITPLGDDRYAWGFVLALICFLTLFPNGGGTFSSSFFSDPFFRGDL, from the exons ATGGCTTCCCTTTTCATTGCTTCTTCGTACTCGTTTCCTTCTTCCTCATTTGTTCTCAGGAAGAACCCACCTATCAAATTTTCACCTCTCCCCAAACACCCATTTGGCCGAAGAACCCACCTCCCATTCTCTCTTACATCCACACCCGGGTCAATAAAACCCCTTAGATCCTCGAACAAAGATGACCCGGAAGGCCAGCCACCTTCTTCATCTTCAGTTGCTGTCGTTTCTGAGAAGCAAGACGACGGTGATGATGCCCAGAAGAGTGGTTTGGCTGCAGAAGTTGACTTGGGTGAAGAAAATGATTCTGGGGAGAGGGAGAACCAGCAGGAAATGGACTGGAAGCTTGATGAGGAGTTCAAGAAATTCATGGGTAATCCTTCAATTGAAGCTGCCATAAAGCTTGAGAAGAAGAGAGCCGACAGGAAGCTCAAGGAGCTCGATAGAGAAAGTAGTGACAACCCAGTCGTGGGGCTGTTTAATAGAGTGGTTCGTGATAGTCTGgctagagagaaagagaggctGGAGAAGGCAGAGGAGGCTTTCAAGGCTCTTGATCTTAACAAG TTAAAGAACTGTTTTGGGTTCGATACATTTTATGCAACTGATGTTCGGAGGTTTGGAGATGGGGGAATTTTTATTGGGAATTTGAGGAGACCCATTGAAGAAGTCATTCCTAAATTGGAGAAAAAGCTCTCTGAAGCAGCAGGGAGGGAGGTTGTTTTATGGTTCATGGAGGAAAAGGCAAATGACATTACAAAACAG GTTTGCATGGTGCAGCCGAAGGCAGAAATGGATCTACAATTTGAGTCAACCAAGCTGAGCACTCCTTGGGGTTATATTAGTTCAATAGTCTTATGTGTTGCAACTTTTGGAACCATAGCTCTAATGAGTGGCTTCTTCCTTAAACCCAACGCAACATTTGATGACTACCTGGCCAATGTTGTGCCTCTGTTTTCTGGCTTTGTTACCATTTTGGGAGTTTCTGAG ATAGCCACAAGGGTAACAGCAGCTCGTTATGGTGTTAAACTCAGCCCATCATTTCTTGTGCCATCTAACTGGACAGGGTGCCTGGgagttatgaacaactatgaGTCATTGCTTCCAAACAAGAAAGCGCTTTTTGATATTCCTGTTGCTCGAACAGCTAGTGCCTACATTACATCGCTGGTGCTAGCAGTTGCTGCTTTTATTGCTGATGGAAGCTTTAATGGGGGTGACAATGCATT GTACATAAGGCCCCAATTCTTTTATAACAACCCTTTGCTTTCTTTCATCCAGTTTGTCATTGGACCTTACACGGATGATCTTGGGAATGTACTTCCATATGCAGTAGAAGGTGTGGGAGTTCCTGTTGATCCCCTTGCTTTTGCTGGACTCTTAG GAATGGTGGTGACTTCTTTGAACTTGTTGCCGTGTGGAAGACTTGAAGGAGGCCGCATTGCGCAAGCTCTGTTTGGGAGAAACATTGCTACTTTGCTATCTTTTGGCACATCACTCTTGCTGGGAATTGGTGGCCTGAGTGGAAGCGTCCTCTGTTTAGCATGGGGGTTGTTTGCAACCTTCTTCCGGGGCGGAGAAGAAGTACCAGCAACAGATGAGATCACCCCATTGGGAGATGACAGGTATGCTTGGGGATTTGTCCTTGCTCTCATCTGTTTCCTCACTCTTTTCCCTAATGGTGGAGGGACATTCTCCAGCTCATTTTTCAGTGATCCATTCTTCAGGGGTGATCTGTAA
- the LOC117911483 gene encoding F-box protein SKIP22-like, translated as MKLRVRSLESKETLKIQVPDPCSLQHFIHLLSLAISSSSSSSSIIYLSLNRKDELQVSSSLDTLQSLGVTSGDLIFYSFNPTAFSRQIHAPPIPETLVNEGTPIPSQTLVPNSGKEEALVPSQALGPNSGETLIQSQTLDPNSGEAQTLPMTKRVMEETPIPSETLVSNSERKETLLESQTLVPLAQANPHEPKEYGSLVSDSKKNETQEFSGATSMVVEGDIAAADEDDEPIVVKKSFSEPCFLRKVLREEVGDDGNEHKLLVIAVHAVMLESGFVGFDSVSGMRVDRFHLSEEYPFAAISMSLWYTLPELLDHGCDDSPAIQSVALKFQHLGQFINIYGSLAGNRSTVHWVSLDEYRFAPTLDLMWTHSDSAEEKDRGSSNSYPENEVFEFWKIVKDGLALPLLTDLCEKGGLLPPPCLMRLPTELKLKIFELLPGVDLGKVGCVCSELMYLSSNNDLWKQKFTEEFGNVRVGQGFSLWKDKFATWWENRKKRKRVSGMCTWFPSLEAPSYFPIRRDPNPFAIPPTIGGDYDHFPALGIPSPFGQPGRRYHRFLAPRNTIPRCNLGGFIG; from the coding sequence ATGAAACTGAGGGTGAGATCTCTGGAGTCGAAAGAGACGCTGAAAATCCAAGTTCCCGACCCATGTTCTCTTCAACACTTCATCCACCTTCTGTCTCTggccatttcttcttcttcttcttcctcttccatTATCTATCTTTCTCTCAATAGGAAGGACGAGCTTCAAGTTTCTTCATCTCTCGATACTCTCCAATCTCTCGGTGTTACTTCCGGTGATCTCATCTTCTACTCCTTCAATCCCACCGCCTTCTCTCGTCAAATCCATGCACCCCCAATTCCGGAAACCCTAGTAAATGAAGGAACCCCAATTCCATCTCAAACCCTGGTTCCGAATTCGGGAAAAGAAGAAGCCCTAGTTCCGTCTCAAGCACTTGGTCCAAATTCAGGAGAAACCCTAATTCAATCTCAAACCTTGGATCCAAATTCAGGAGAAGCCCAAACCCTACCTATGACGAAACGTGTCATGGAAGAAACCCCAATTCCGTCTGAAACCCTGGTTTCAAATTCCGAAAGAAAAGAGACCCTACTTGAATCTCAAACCCTAGTTCCGTTGGCACAAGCAAATCCTCACGAGCCTAAAGAATATGGGTCCCTGGTGTCAGATTCTAAGAAAAACGAAACCCAGGAATTTTCGGGTGCAACAAGCATGGTTGTTGAGGGTGATATTGCTGCTgctgatgaagatgatgagCCTATTGTGGTGAAGAAGTCGTTTTCAGAACCTTGTTTTCTGAGGAAGGTATTGAGAGAGGAGGTCGGTGATGATGGTAATGAGCACAAGCTTTTGGTGATTGCAGTTCACGCAGTCATGCTAGAATCTGGTTTTGTTGGGTTTGATTCAGTTTCCGGAATGAGGGTTGATCGGTTTCATCTTTCGGAGGAATATCCATTCGCGGCTATCTCAATGTCACTATGGTATACTCTCCCTGAACTTCTTGATCATGGCTGTGATGATTCTCCTGCAATTCAATCTGTTGCTTTGAAGTTTCAACACTTGGGAcaattcataaatatttatgGGTCTTTAGCTGGAAATAGATCCACTGTTCATTGGGTTAGCTTGGACGAGTATAGATTTGCCCCTACCTTAGATTTAATGTGGACGCATTCTGATTCAGCGGAAGAAAAAGACAGGGGCAGTAGTAATTCGTACCctgaaaatgaagtttttgaattttggaagatTGTGAAGGATGGGTTAGCATTGCCTTTGTTAACAGACCTTTGTGAGAAGGGTGGCTTGCTGCCACCGCCCTGCCTAATGCGACTTCCTACAGAGCTTAAACTTAAGATTTTCGAACTGCTACCTGGTGTTGATCTTGGGAAGGTGGGGTGTGTCTGTTCTGAGCTTATGTATTTGTCTTCAAACAATGATTTGTGGAAGCAGAAGTTTACTGAGGAGTTTGGAAATGTGCGGGTAGGGCAGGGTTTTAGCCTTTGGAAAGATAAGTTTGCGACTTGGTGGGAGAataggaagaagaggaagagggTGAGTGGCATGTGCACATGGTTTCCCAGTCTTGAGGCACCTTCTTATTTCCCAATAAGAAGGGACCCTAATCCATTTGCTATACCCCCAACTATAGGTGGAGATTATGACCACTTTCCGGCACTTGGCATACCCTCTCCCTTTGGACAGCCTGGGCGAAGATATCATCGATTTCTAGCACCGCGTAATACCATTCCTCGATGTAATCTTGGAGGATTTATTGGCTAA